Proteins from a single region of Caloramator sp. E03:
- the rhaB gene encoding rhamnulokinase, with product MIILKDSYKFLAFDLGASSGRAILGTFNGSRIDLKEIHRFSNDPVSINGNLHWDILRLFYEIKQGILKASIEEKNIDAIGVDTWGVDFGLIDEKGKLLGNPYHYRDIRTEGVMDKVFEIIPKEEIFRETGIQFLWFNTIYQLYSMKLENSSILEKAKTFLMIPDLINYFLTGVKSTEYTNATTTQLFNTVTKQWSWKIIEKLNLPKEIFTNIINPGTIIGCLTEDIQKELNVSAIPVVSVASHDTGSAVAAVPAEDKNFAYISCGTWSLMGVELEKPIINESSMNLDITNEGGVEGTTRFLKNIMGLWLVQESKRQWEREGEKLTYSDLTQMAKEARPFENFIDPDYHEFGLPGDMPNRVRNYCRATNQTVPVTKGEVIRCITQSLALKYRYTIECLEKILYKKIDRIHIVGGGIQDKMLCQFTADATGKEVIAGPIEATAAGNIAVQAMALGAIKDLNDARRIIRNSFQMQTYKPQNTQEWDKVYEKFIKLIK from the coding sequence GTGATAATATTGAAAGACAGTTATAAGTTTTTAGCCTTTGATCTTGGAGCAAGCAGCGGAAGAGCGATACTTGGAACTTTTAATGGTAGTAGAATAGATCTTAAAGAAATTCATAGATTTTCTAACGATCCTGTATCTATAAATGGAAACCTTCATTGGGATATATTAAGGCTTTTTTATGAAATAAAGCAGGGTATTTTAAAGGCATCAATTGAGGAAAAAAACATTGACGCAATAGGAGTTGATACATGGGGAGTTGATTTTGGACTTATCGATGAAAAAGGGAAACTTCTTGGGAATCCATACCATTATAGAGATATAAGAACAGAAGGAGTAATGGATAAGGTTTTTGAAATTATACCTAAAGAAGAGATATTTAGAGAAACTGGAATACAATTTTTGTGGTTTAATACTATTTATCAACTTTATTCTATGAAATTAGAGAATTCATCAATACTTGAAAAAGCAAAAACATTTCTTATGATACCGGATTTAATAAATTACTTTTTAACGGGGGTAAAAAGTACAGAATATACGAATGCAACAACAACACAGCTTTTTAATACAGTTACAAAACAATGGTCATGGAAGATTATAGAGAAGCTAAATTTGCCTAAGGAAATTTTCACTAATATTATAAATCCAGGTACAATTATCGGATGCCTTACTGAAGATATACAAAAGGAACTTAATGTTTCAGCAATTCCTGTAGTTTCAGTTGCCTCACATGATACAGGCTCAGCAGTTGCAGCTGTTCCAGCCGAAGACAAGAATTTTGCATACATAAGTTGTGGAACATGGTCCCTTATGGGTGTTGAATTAGAAAAACCTATAATTAACGAAAGCAGCATGAATTTAGATATAACAAATGAAGGGGGAGTTGAGGGGACAACCAGATTCTTAAAGAACATCATGGGGTTATGGCTTGTTCAAGAAAGTAAAAGGCAATGGGAAAGAGAAGGAGAGAAATTAACCTATTCAGATTTAACACAAATGGCAAAAGAAGCAAGGCCCTTTGAAAACTTTATTGATCCAGATTATCATGAGTTTGGACTGCCAGGGGACATGCCCAATAGAGTAAGAAACTATTGTAGGGCAACTAATCAAACTGTACCTGTTACGAAGGGAGAAGTTATAAGGTGTATAACCCAGAGTCTTGCATTGAAATATAGATATACTATAGAGTGCCTTGAAAAAATATTATATAAGAAAATTGACAGAATTCATATAGTTGGAGGAGGTATACAGGATAAGATGCTCTGCCAATTTACAGCAGATGCAACAGGGAAAGAAGTAATTGCAGGACCAATTGAAGCAACAGCTGCAGGGAATATAGCAGTGCAAGCAATGGCTCTTGGAGCAATTAAAGATTTAAATGATGCAAGAAGAATAATTAGAAATTCATTTCAAATGCAAACTTATAAACCACAAAATACACAAGAATGGGATAAAGTTTATGAAAAATTTATTAAATTAATAAAATAA